In Malus sylvestris chromosome 16, drMalSylv7.2, whole genome shotgun sequence, the following are encoded in one genomic region:
- the LOC126606921 gene encoding uncharacterized protein LOC126606921, with protein MGQALRRAAGRTRPSSTVETASSKPKTVVVDKRPPLVPPERAEISKAGGAIDSDGSAGTGGAAEAVENVLEERDPNYDAMLNQMVGRIKAKPGGKFEMGEANVVDKYKRPLPKLRDTKPDSGSYEERPAPPGTLNVAQLRHIILLHQGKAEDHNGRMEPDQIAEKFRVDVAEVRRILQFVALPPEDGSGKQNNNR; from the exons ATGGGTCAGGCGCTGCGCCGAGCTGCTGGAAGAACGCGACCCTCTTCGACCGTCGAAACGGCGTCGTCCAAACCGAAGACCGTCGTCGTCGATAAGCGGCCTCCTCTGGTTCCCCCCGAACGGGCGGAGATCTCCAAGGCCGGCGGCGCTATTGATTCTG ATGGCAGTGCAGGAACAGGAGGAGCCGCGGAAGCAGTCGAAAATGTGCTCGAAGAACGAGATCCAAATTACGACGCCATGCTCAATCAAATGGTGGGTAGAATCAAAGCAAAGCCCGGAGGCAAATTTGAGATGGGCGAG GCAAATGTGGTGGACAAGTATAAGAGGCCTCTACCTAAACTGAGGGATACGAAGCCAGATTCCGGGAGTTATGAGGAGAGGCCTGCTCCGCCGGGAACTCTGAATGTGGCACAGCTGCGCCACATTATTCTGCTGCATCAGGGCAAGGCCGAGGATCACAATGGCCGCATGGAGCCGGACCAAATTGCTGAGAAGTTCCGGGTTGATGTTGCTGAGGTTCGGAGGATCTTGCAGTTTGTAGCACTGCCTCCGGAGGATGGCAGTGGCAAACAGAACAACAATCGCTGA